The DNA sequence TCGTCACACTAAACCAAGGCAGCCCAAACGCCCCCTCGTCAAAAGCCCGGTCAGTGTTCCTGATCAGTGCCTCCTTCCCAACAGTCTTGGCCCTCTCCAGCACTTTActcgcttcctcctccccaaacagcTCCACCAAGGTCTCTTTCAAGATTTCCGGTTTGTGCGTAGCTACCCCGTCGGCCCAGTGCTttttgaagaggaggtccAGCGCGGGTGTGAGCTGGGCGGGGGAAAGCGTGGCGAGGGAGCGCATTATGGGtagggagggggcggggaagTCGGGGGGGAGGCCGGGGAACAtggggatggagaagagggtggacCAGCGGAGGCGTTCGAGGTTTATCCATTTGTCTTTGTctggggggggaggggggttagaAGGTTgaaatggggaggggggaaagggaaaggattggggggggggaggaaatACTCTTGATTTTGATGGGAGCGGTGTTACCGCATTTGTGCATCAAGCCCCCCaggaagatggggatgtATTCTACTTCTACATTGCGGAAGATTGGGTCGTTCTAACATGAGAAGAGGATTAGATatgagatgatggagggagaaggtgggaaAAATACCCGGAGGATGTGGTATGCTGCGTAGGCAAAGGGGCTGACGGTGTCAACGAAGAGGGTGattttgggtttggtggcCATCTGGAGTACTCGGGTTAGCATTATGTTAGACACCGGTgagtgaggtggtggtggtggtggtggtgatggacggTAGGAGTGAATGGTGCAGCGGTGGTACCTTGATATCTTTTAGAAATTGATAACTGCAGGTAATGAAACAATGCAGTGAATACAAGCAAAGGGTGCGCCCTTAGGTCAACAACTTATATTAATCTACATTACTCGATTGACGTCGTCCCCTTGTCCTGGGGGGCTGGCCGACGCTATCCCCTAGCCGTTCTACCCCAACTTGACTGGTCGTTCAAGCCGAGGAACTCCCCCGCATTtctgagaggggggaggcggggacGGAAACGCGGTACCGATGGCTTTGATGGAAAGACATTCTAAAGAGTCTGAGCATGAGAGAGAcgatgagatgagatgttGCTCGATATCAACGGGCTGCTAGAGATTTCCATAAAATCAGCCCATGCTGTTGGGTGGTAGAGAGAGGTTTTAAGGAAGTAAGAAGCTGCTGTTTAGCCATCGtttcttatcttatcagcTAATTATTCCCAGAGCAAAGACAATGTTGATCGAACGTGCGCACGGAAATGTGTTCAACTTCGACCGGTATAACAATACAATTCTATAGCAGGACTCTTCTTTCTTTGGTGATGCCCCCAAAGTCTATCTAGGATTACCATTGGGAATGTAGTAGGTACCTTGAGCCAAAAGCCCAATGCTGGCTCCGCAGACGATGTCATCTACCCGAGCCCAGGCTTAGGTGAACAGCCGACAAAGCAACCTTTCGCACAACGGCTTGATCAATTTTGAACAAAGCTCCAGAGGGAACATAGCTGTTCATTATCTTACCCAAATGATATGATATGGGCACACTTTGAAGTTGTCTTCGTCATTCAGTGGCGCTCCTCATTATGCCGGGGTCTTGGCACCATCCATTCGCCGGATCCACActtgacgacatcatcaacgcctCTTGGGCTCAAGTCAACTCTTCCCCTGGCCAAAGGGGGAAATTGACAAAAATAATGTCAAAACATTGGGATAGGTCCAAATAGAAGACCCGTGAGTTTGGATTTCCCACATAGTTGAATGAGAACCACATTTGCTTCAATCTTGAAACATGAGCCCGTTAGTCCTGGAAGGTATCCTCGATATTCATTCATCCACACCTATGTTAATCCTACGCCCAAAATCTCATTCTGCGCTCCCCAGCACACATCACATCTCTATCCCTCTGCACCTCCCATCACATCCCATTTATACCTCGTCAATGGGCAAACATGaacacaccaccctcccttcccaaAAATCACAGCCTCAACTCGCCACGAAGGGCCACCGTGACAGCCTCGCCTTGATCCCTCTACCCCCCCTGCACTGCTACCCTTCACCATCCACAAGACCAGCTCGCAGTGGatttcccccttccctcccgcGTCTCGCCGCTCTACAACCCAGCAGCGCTCCCAAGCGACTCATCCTCGCAGTTAAACATTGACCTCTCCCCCCCGACCAAGACGGGCACCACCTTCACTCCACCTAGCACTGAAGCGCTTGATGAATAGGTGGGGATTTGCTTCCCTGGAGTCGGGCTGGTAAAGCTAGAGGCGGCGTAGAGATGAGACGTGATGTGAGGACGACAAAACAGGACGTGCTCTAGTCGTTTAGTGTGCTGTGTGGATGATATATATTAAGCCCGCCACAGTCAGGCCAGTAGGGTTGGAGTCTTGAAATTGACCTTGGTAGATGGGAGAAAGACTGAGATTTGACTGGTCAGGTCGAGGACAGGTCAAGCTCGGTAGAGTCCTGTCGACTCCTTGACTGCCaaggggtgaggttgggggaaaTATCAAAGTAGGTCTTTAGTCGGGGAGATCAACACGTTTTTGCTTGTAGTTTTCCAAGCAAAAGGACCCGGTTGTTCATTCTTAAGCATAAGAACAAGGCCACATATCCCACAGACGACTATATCCTCGCCCATCAAAACTGCACCAAACGCATAGCCAACCCGTTTAAACTCAAAAGCCTTGACTCGATTTATTAACTAGATCAAACGCAGTACCTTTTCACATtacccaacaacaccatgcccCATGCCAAGCCCACCAAACCCGTTCCATCAACTATATATAACCGACCTCTCTCTCAACACCCCCGCAGATTCTAAAATTGGCCATTCCATGAGCAGTCGGTACCTGCGTGAGCAAGTCAAACGCTCCAGTTCCCAAGCCGCCCAATTTACCCACAACCAGTCTCGACGAAGGTGTCATAAGGGGATCCCATTCACCGTCCATGACCGCATCCTTGAGGAAGCCGACGGTAGTTTCTATCGCAGACAATATTAGCATCTGACCATAGAAAAGATGACAGGACGACAAAAAACATACCATAACTCATCTTGGTAAAAGGCGAGACATTGCCTGTCAAACCGATGCGGTTGAAAGGACTGAACCCGCCATTCCTGGTCATGTAATCGGCGATCAAGCTCAAATGGCGCTTGTCGACAGCAATACCGTGAGAGTCGAAAACGCCCGACAGTTCCCTCACAATattcgccctcgccgcctcgaCACCGTAAAACTCGAGCACCTGGGCGATGTCGTTGGTCTGGagcttgttggggttgatgtaATCAGCATACAGCTGCATAGCCCTCAGGTTGACACCCTCGGTGTGGACCAGCAGCTCCTTgatcacctcctccccagtcgCGGGATCTTTCTTCTTGATAGGCTCAAGGGTCGCATTGCCAATGTGCGCAATCTCCTGGATGACAGCCTTGTTGACCGCCTCCTGGACGAGGTTGAGCATAAGCAGCTTGGGCATGGAGGCTGGGTATTCGAGTGTGAACTTGACCCACTCGCCGCCGACAGTATCGGCCTTGAACGATGCTACGTCCtcgttcttctccttgacgcGGGAGGCTGCCTCAGCTTCAAGGCTCTTGTCGTCGCGCCGGCGCTCGGGTCGCGGGCTGCCGCCGTAggcctcgtcatcgtcctccccatcatcggCCTCTTCAGTCTCCCGCTGCAGTTGCCTCTGAATggcatcgtcgtcgtcatcgttggGACCATAAGAAACAGCCTCGGACCGGTTGGCTCTCCGCTTGGCACCGCcggcatcatcctcctcgtcgtcatcatcgtcatcgtcaccaccgcGAGCCTCCCTGTCGCCCGAAGaggttgccgccgccgtctcgATAGTGCCAACCTTGACACCGATTTCAGGCGCCGATGCAGATCCCTTCTGTTTGTCAatcttcttgagctccttctgGATGATCTTGCAAAGCAGCGGGATGAACTTCTTTTCTACGGTTCCGAGCACATCGGAAATCGAGATGGCGTACATCTTGGAGTATTCCTCACTCTCGAAAAAGCGCAGTCTGATGTCAAAGGTCTTGGCCACCTTGTGGGCGATGCCAACCCCGACCTTTTCCACCACAGTGGCATCTTTGGTGACGTGCGACAGAGGCAGAACGCTGATACTCTTGGCGAACCGCTCACCGTCCTGTTCCGAAAGCTCTTCGTTGAGAACAAGTGTCATCGATGGAGTGCTGATGTTGGCAGAGGCCGTCATGAGGATTTCACGAAGACGAGGCACACCCAGTGTGACGTTCTTTGCACTGTGACCAGCCAAATGGAACGTGTTGAGCGTCAGCTGAGTCGAAGGTTCACCGACAGACTGGCCTGCTGTGATCCCGACAGCCTCGCCGGGCTCAACAAGAGACCTGATATACTTGGCTGCCAGGATCTTTTCGGCGGTCTTGCGGGAGATCTGGCCGGCTTTCTCCTTGGATCCCTTCTCTTTGATCAGACCGTGCTTGTTTGTCTTGAGGTAGTCCATCATGTGGTTGAAGAACTTCTCCGAGGTGGCAAAACCATATCGGGAAGGCTCAAGCTTGGACGTGACGGGGTCTTGTGGGTTGCGGGTGCCAATCGACCTGATGGCCGATTTCATCCGCTTGATGATCTCATCCTTGTTCTCAAAGAGTGCTTGAGTGCCGTCCTCGTGGAACCTCAACTGTGGCAGCTCACTGTCCAGATTGCGCAGTACAAACTCGAAATCGTTCAGATACTTTtgcttggtgatgtcgacCGAATCCTCACCGTACAAGAACTGCACGACAGACCCATCAGAGTCTCTGACAGAGCTGTCATAAGAGACAGCCAAGCCTTCCATTCCCTTGACAAGACATCTCTGCAAGTAACCGGATCTCGACGTTTTGACGGCTGTGTCGATCAGACCTTCACGACCGGCCATGTGATGGAAGTAGTACTCCTGTGGGCGAATACCAGTCAAGAAACGCTGCACAATATAGCCACCAGCCCGTGCATCTGTGTCGAAGGGGCGGAAACTGGGTAGAGTCCGACCTGAAATCATGACGGGCACACGACGACCTTCTAGTGTCTGCTGTCCCAAGTTGCAACTGATCAGGTTGGCATTGACAGTGGAACCCTTGGCACCAGAGATTGTCATAGACTGCATGTGGTTGTGGGGGAAAGGCTTCTCGAGACCGGCGGGCAAGCAGACTCTTGTGATCTCGGAAGAGAGCTTGGCGACCCGTTGATTGGTCAACAACTCGAGGCCTTCCTGCTTCTTGTCGTCTCTCAAAACTTCCTCGAGGCGTTCCAGAAGCAGAGGGTCATCcttggttggcttttgctcCTCCAAAGATACGTACTTGGCCGCCACTTCGAGACCAATATGCTTAGCTTCCTTGATCAACTCCTTGCGGTCCTGTTCGCCCTTTGGTGTCATACGCAGATCATCCATTCCGCAAGTGAATGCAACCATGGCGAGATAGCGTGTGAGGAGGCGACCCAGGCAACTCAGCAGCTTAGCCGCGACGCCGGGGCCGTAGACTTCGTGAACAGCGTGAACAAGGCCGCCATCGCTGGAACCAAGCTGTGACTTGTCCAGAATACCGTGAACGAAAATTCCATCCCGGACCGCgacctcgccttcttcaggAGAATGGTCGCCCCAGCTTCttgccttgatcttggtgcCAGACTGCATCCAGAGATCGCCACAGTTGGCCGGCTTGATATTCTTCAGAACGGTGTCGATAACCTGCTTTCCAGTCCAGAGTGGTCTTGGCTTGATCATGGCTGGGGGTACTGTCAGGATCTTTTCTCCCGTGATGTGCCCGCTTTCGGGGCGGAGACCGGCGTACACGAGTTGCATGTAGTCGCCCTTGCTGAAGAAAGTGTCCTTGTTGCAGAGAATGACAGAGACTGACAAGTGGTCCTGAATCAAACCGCGCAACGGCGAGCCGCCTGTTCCACTGACGTACTGGCTGTCTGTGTTGGCAAGCTGGAGAGCCTCGGCACGGGCAATCTCGTTTTGTGGGAAATGCATGTTCATCTCGTCACCGTCGAAATCGGCGTTGTACGAGTTACAGTTGGCGTAGTGCATACGTAACGTCTTCTCGCCTGGCAAAACACGGACACGGTGACCCATCATAGATGGCTTGTGAAGTGTAGGCTGACGGTTCATCAAGACAACATCACCGTTGGTGAGGTGACGGAGTACTTTCTTGCCCCTGAGATTGGCAAAGGAGTTGGTCGATGGGGCGAGAAGCGTGTTGGCCAGAGCTACTCTTTCCTCCAGAGACTTGTTTCGCAGGTTGACAACCTGGCCATTTTCGTTCTCGATAGCCGCAGCACCGGGCCACTTTTCGACACCGTTGATCACGGCCTGTTGGAGGTCTTTGAAGTTGAAATGAGTAACAGGTTCTGGGTAGGTAAGCTTCACCGCGAAGACGGGTGGGACACCGATCTCGGACGTCTCGATGTTGGGGTCAGGACTGATGACTGATCTAGCGGCAAAATTGACACGCTTGCCCATCATGTTCTTGCGGAACAgaccctccttcttttcaAGCTTCTGCTTGATACCCTCCTCGTTTCTCTTGCCAGCGTTACCCTGGATCGGGTTCTTGTCGCGATCCATCAAACTGTTGACAGCTTCCTGAAGCTCAGTCCAGGCTTGGTAAAGGTGATTCAGATCCCGTGGTCTCCTGCCTTCCTGAACGACGGCTTTCTTCCCGAGGGCAATCTCTCTAGAGATCTGTCCAACAGCGGAAGACTTTTCAATGATCTTCTTGTAGAGACTGTTTTGCTCGGCTTCGGTGATTTGGTTCTCACCCATCCGAGCCTCTGGGCGCATCCTGTTTGGAGGAACCATGAGCGTGTGAATGAAGAAGATGTCGGCGGTGATAGGCTTCGAGCGAGAAGCCTTGGTCGGTGGACGAGTGTTGAAAATCAGCGACATGATTTCCCGCTCggcttggaagaggaggtcgaggcggCCCTTGACTTCCATCGAGTTGAGGAAGCGCTGGGGGGCTGAGGCTTTCGTTTTCGACTTTGTCTGGGTTTCGGTTTCGGCATCCTTCATAGCCACATCACCGCCCTCGTCGAGACtatccccctctccttcatcttctggTTCCTGCTCTGATTCCATATCAGCAACACCTTCATCCTCACCGTCGGCatccttcttgttcttgttggtcATGGTCAAGGCGTCGCGGCTTTTCCGCCCAGCCTGAGCCATAGTGGCCTTGTCCTTGGAACTGAGGCCGCGCTCGAAGATCTTGACATAGCGGTCCTTGCGCAGCGTTGGGCTGATGCCATCGCAGCTCTTGcatctcttctccttcaccaacgtGGCGAAGAGCTCCTTCAACAAGGCTCTCCTCATCTCGGCCGCACCTTCGTGCTTCGCTCGCTTGATATCGCCCGCACTGAGGCGCGTCCTGTGCTCCTTCAACACTTGGCGAACATAGGCTTCTCTAGCTCTCATGGTGACATCTGTTGTGctcccctcgtcctcggcctcgtcgtCCATGTTGGGGATGTCGGGGAGCCTCATgctcttgagcttctccccTCCGAGTTCGCTCTCGGAGATGGCATCGATCAGCTGCGCTTCATGGAGCAAGCCGTACTGAAGAAGCTTGAGCATGCAGGCAAAGCGGTGGATCTCGCGGCGGGCCGTTCGAAAGTGATGGCAGTAAATACACATGGAACGAAGGAATCGGAAAGCCTGGTCCATGAATACTGGGTGGTAACAAGGTACAGCAAGCTCAATATGACCTGGATGACCAGGGCATTGTGCCTGGTTCAGACCACAGGTGCGGCATCTACACACATGAAACGATTAGCCAAAGCCGGCGCATTGCAGAACAAGCCGAGGGTGCTTACGGCGCATCACCCCATGAGCCGAGAGCTGGGTCATAGAGACCGCCTGGAACAGGATTGAGAAGTGTGTCGAAGGTGACGGGATTTTCAATGCGTTTGACAGAGACTGCGCGGATCTCGTCGGATGTGAGGAATTGGAAGTCGACGCTGTCGAGAGTCGACGACACGGGCTGTGAAATGTTCATGTTGGGCGATCTGGCGAAGCACCGCGCTACTCAGATCGCATGATAGACAGAAACCGGAATATTTGGTGATGTAGAGGCCAGAGACGCGCTGTCGCGAAAGGAGGCAGAAAAACAGCGGCAGCTTCTCTTCGCTATGGCTCTCTCTCTGCACAGGCAATTGGTGGGGAATTGGAGCTGAGCTCTGAGACGGGAAGAATATTTTTTGGCGGTGGACCGAGGCAGAATAGAGGGTGAGGCAGTTTATCCATGCATTGCATGCCCACCGCTTTCATGCCAAGCCGCTTCTGGCTGCCTGCCGGACACTGAACTCAGGTCGTTGCAGCGCATCAAAGCAAGCTCTCGTCGCgcatcatcttccccaaGATTGTCTGTCATCTTGCCCAGAGCACACCCAACCGTCCTCAAACCGGTCTTCGCAACGTGTAAACCGAGTCATCCACCGAACCACAGCCGAATTCCTTTGACGACCATCACCCGCTGCACACTGCGCCGCCATGGACCGCAATCAGCAAATGGGCGGCGGACTTGGTCCCCGTCATGACCCGTCCTCCAGAATCCAGAAAACCGAATCAGCAGCCGATCGACTTGCCGCCTTGAAGGCACGCGTTGCGAATGCCGTCGGGAGTTCCAAAGCAAAGGGTGGACTTGGACTCAACACCCCTTTACATCCGGCCCTCGCTGACCTCGGCGCCCCGATCAAACCCGCCGACTCATCTCGATCAGCTCATGGCCAGCGGCCGGTTCCCGACTCCTCAAAGAACTCCAAACCAAAGCCCTTTGGCATGCCCGGATCTTCCAACGATGGCCCTCGACCAAACCCATATCTCGAGCCAAGCCATGGCCCAACAGGAAAGGCAAGAGAATCGCGACAGCTCATCTTCAACCAGAAAGGAAAATACATCGCCCAGGCACAAGCCCTCCGGCGACAGGCCCAGCTGGAGGaaatgaagaagagaatcGCCGATCAAGCACGCAAGGCAGGATTAGACGAAGACCGCGACGTGGAGAAGGCATTCGTGGTGGAAGCCCCCCCAGATCTGGAATGGTGGGACGAAGGTCTTATCGACGGCAAGGACTACAGCGGCTTCCCAGACTCACTCAAGATCGACACTCCCGACAGTATCATCACTCTATATATCCAGCATCCCGTTGCAATCGAACCACCGCAAGAGAAGCTGGCCCACGAGCCCAAGCCAATGTACCTGACGCCAAAGGAACAGGCCAAGCTCCGGAGAAACAGGCGCATGGCCGATCTCAAAGAAAAGCAAACCCTCATGAAACTCGGTCTCATGGAAGCTCCCCCGCCAAAGGTCAAACAGAAGAATTTGATGCGTGTACTCGGTGACGAGGCTGTTCGTGATCCCACGGCAGTCGAAGCCCGAGTCAGGAAGGAGATTGCGGCGCGTCTTGACAAGCACTTGGAGGCGAACGAGGAGCGCAAGTTGACAAAGGAGCAGCGGCATGAGAAACTCGCCGCCAACCAAGCAAAGGACGCAGCCAAGGGCATCCATATCCTGGTTTTCAAGATCAACAGTCTAGCCAACGGACAACACAGGTACAAGATCTCACTGAATGCACAACAAAACGGGCTCAACGGAGTCTGTATCATGCATCCGAAATTCAACCTGGTGATTGTAGAGGGAGGCGAGCACAGTATCAACAATTACAAGAagctgatgacgaggagaatTGACTGGACAGAGGCTTTACCGTCGAGGGAAAGGAATGTTCAGGTTGGGGCGTACAACACTGCTACGCAGGCTACGGTGAGGGAGTGGTTGAAACCAGAGGATGAAAAGGGGCAGCTGAAGGACTTGTCGGGGAATAAGTGTGTGTTGCTTTTCGAGGGAGAGACGAAGGCGCAGGCGTTCAAGAAGTGGGGGAGCAAGGTCTTTGAGACGGAtcaggaggcgagggagtttttggcgagggtgaagatggaTAGTTTTTGGACGCAGGCGAAGAATACCCCTTCTTAGGGGAGGTTCAGGAGAGAGGGGTGATTGCAGAGTCAGGCATGTTTATACGTTCTGGTGAGTGTTCTGTTGTAGCTGACCACTGGAAAATGTATCTTCATAGAGTTCGCTGAGTTTGAGCGGGCTAGTAGAATTTCTTGGTGATTCTGACTATGAGAGGATACCAGAGATTCCAGAACAGGCCGAAATGTTTGGTTTTCTATGCAAGACGAGTGTTGCTGTTTCAGGTCATCTCACTTCTTGATGAGTTTTTAACTGCGTTGAGGTCTTGATGCATTCCGTGTGCCTCTCATGGTGCTAGTGTGTCTCTTAGGAATTACCGCTTGAGTTTTTGTGAAATTCAAAGCTATCAGATTCCGTGCTGCTTGAAAACTCTTGTCTCTTCTTGTAATCCAGTTCTGTGCTGTCTGGCGTGGCTGTCCTTTTCACAACTTTCGCTTGCTCGCGATGCTATCCTCAAGCTCAGATGGACTTAAGGCCCAACCCAAACCTGTTTGTCAACTGCCAGGGCCCAAAAGATGTTACCGAGAGAGGTGGATATGCTTGCCTTCCCGTTTGCTATGGTTGCTTTCTGTACGGGACTGCTTCTAACGAGGAGATCGTGATTTGGAATAACTTCGAGAAGTGACCTAAAAGGAGATCGGCGACAGCGCCTACTTTCATCGCGCCCCAGCGCTCCGATTATGAGGCCATGGGTTGGACTGCTCTTTTCCAATGAGGCCTAACATGGGATTGCAACTGGGAAAGGATGAACCATGTCCCCGGCGAAGGGTTATTTACTAGGTACCTAGTTTCCCAGCCCATGTTGATGGGATAAACCGCGCAGCATTGCCCCTCGCAATCTACGGGGCATGTAAACAAAGAAAGTCAACAATCCCTTCCCTTAACAGCAACTGAAAAAACACCTCTCGACACTACCCTCCAGCCCTTCACCTGCCATATCAAACTGCCATATCAAACTGCCGAGCGAGAGCAGGGTTCTTTGACACGACATGTCCGTTCATCACCAACGGTCCCAAGATCTACATGAGCACACATTGTTCATTTGATATCACCCCTTCTATTCTTGGTAATTTGGTTCCCTCATACTATCAATCTGCACGTTGTGCTTGCTTACCACAggtgtttgtttggtggtCTCATCCCACCATCTAGGCCCTGGCGGTCGGCTGCTCACCGACCAGCCCCTTGATCACCTACCGTTCCTTTGTATCGCCTCGGTGGCAAACTCGAACCTCAAGTCTGCCTTGTAATGGATGTCAAACAGTGTCTCCGTTTGGTTGCACAAACGTGCATATCACAACCTATCTATGAAGCTGGGTGAAGTCGTCATGGTGATACCCACCTTCACAGGAAATGCAGGTCCCCTGGGTCTCATGATGAACTCCGCCCTTTCTGCACATCTGGTCGTCGAGCTTGGTGTCGAAGTTGCAGGTTCCAATGGCAGGTCTGCGGCGGGCAATGGTAAGGGACGTCCCGTGTTCGCTTCAGTTACGCCTCGAGGAAATCGTGGGTATCAACTGGCCCGTTCGTGGATACACAAGCGACGACAGGGGAAGGGGTCCTTTTTCGGTTGGCGAGATGTCTCTGCCGTCTCCACGTCGGCAGTTTTGTTTGCGATTTTGACGACTCGAA is a window from the Podospora pseudocomata strain CBS 415.72m chromosome 6, whole genome shotgun sequence genome containing:
- a CDS encoding hypothetical protein (BUSCO:EOG092605OK; EggNog:ENOG503NVF6; COG:K), giving the protein MNISQPVSSTLDSVDFQFLTSDEIRAVSVKRIENPVTFDTLLNPVPGGLYDPALGSWGDAPCRTCGLNQAQCPGHPGHIELAVPCYHPVFMDQAFRFLRSMCIYCHHFRTARREIHRFACMLKLLQYGLLHEAQLIDAISESELGGEKLKSMRLPDIPNMDDEAEDEGSTTDVTMRAREAYVRQVLKEHRTRLSAGDIKRAKHEGAAEMRRALLKELFATLVKEKRCKSCDGISPTLRKDRYVKIFERGLSSKDKATMAQAGRKSRDALTMTNKNKKDADGEDEGVADMESEQEPEDEGEGDSLDEGGDVAMKDAETETQTKSKTKASAPQRFLNSMEVKGRLDLLFQAEREIMSLIFNTRPPTKASRSKPITADIFFIHTLMVPPNRMRPEARMGENQITEAEQNSLYKKIIEKSSAVGQISREIALGKKAVVQEGRRPRDLNHLYQAWTELQEAVNSLMDRDKNPIQGNAGKRNEEGIKQKLEKKEGLFRKNMMGKRVNFAARSVISPDPNIETSEIGVPPVFAVKLTYPEPVTHFNFKDLQQAVINGVEKWPGAAAIENENGQVVNLRNKSLEERVALANTLLAPSTNSFANLRGKKVLRHLTNGDVVLMNRQPTLHKPSMMGHRVRVLPGEKTLRMHYANCNSYNADFDGDEMNMHFPQNEIARAEALQLANTDSQYVSGTGGSPLRGLIQDHLSVSVILCNKDTFFSKGDYMQLVYAGLRPESGHITGEKILTVPPAMIKPRPLWTGKQVIDTVLKNIKPANCGDLWMQSGTKIKARSWGDHSPEEGEVAVRDGIFVHGILDKSQLGSSDGGLVHAVHEVYGPGVAAKLLSCLGRLLTRYLAMVAFTCGMDDLRMTPKGEQDRKELIKEAKHIGLEVAAKYVSLEEQKPTKDDPLLLERLEEVLRDDKKQEGLELLTNQRVAKLSSEITRVCLPAGLEKPFPHNHMQSMTISGAKGSTVNANLISCNLGQQTLEGRRVPVMISGRTLPSFRPFDTDARAGGYIVQRFLTGIRPQEYYFHHMAGREGLIDTAVKTSRSGYLQRCLVKGMEGLAVSYDSSVRDSDGSVVQFLYGEDSVDITKQKYLNDFEFVLRNLDSELPQLRFHEDGTQALFENKDEIIKRMKSAIRSIGTRNPQDPVTSKLEPSRYGFATSEKFFNHMMDYLKTNKHGLIKEKGSKEKAGQISRKTAEKILAAKYIRSLVEPGEAVGITAGQSVGEPSTQLTLNTFHLAGHSAKNVTLGVPRLREILMTASANISTPSMTLVLNEELSEQDGERFAKSISVLPLSHVTKDATVVEKVGVGIAHKVAKTFDIRLRFFESEEYSKMYAISISDVLGTVEKKFIPLLCKIIQKELKKIDKQKGSASAPEIGVKVGTIETAAATSSGDREARGGDDDDDDDEEDDAGGAKRRANRSEAVSYGPNDDDDDAIQRQLQRETEEADDGEDDDEAYGGSPRPERRRDDKSLEAEAASRVKEKNEDVASFKADTVGGEWVKFTLEYPASMPKLLMLNLVQEAVNKAVIQEIAHIGNATLEPIKKKDPATGEEVIKELLVHTEGVNLRAMQLYADYINPNKLQTNDIAQVLEFYGVEAARANIVRELSGVFDSHGIAVDKRHLSLIADYMTRNGGFSPFNRIGLTGNVSPFTKMSYETTVGFLKDAVMDGEWDPLMTPSSRLVVGKLGGLGTGAFDLLTQMATKPKITLFVDTVSPFAYAAYHILRNDPIFRNVEVEYIPIFLGGLMHKCGNTAPIKIKNKDKWINLERLRWSTLFSIPMFPGLPPDFPAPSLPIMRSLATLSPAQLTPALDLLFKKHWADGVATHKPEILKETLVELFGEEEASKVLERAKTVGKEALIRNTDRAFDEGAFGLPWFSVTNAKGEREGFWGFDHLGQVVGFLGLEGELKTARRGEGSKGWRAVL
- the prp3 gene encoding U4/U5/U6 small nuclear ribonucleoprotein prp3 (BUSCO:EOG092621ZV; COG:A; EggNog:ENOG503NW0X), coding for MDRNQQMGGGLGPRHDPSSRIQKTESAADRLAALKARVANAVGSSKAKGGLGLNTPLHPALADLGAPIKPADSSRSAHGQRPVPDSSKNSKPKPFGMPGSSNDGPRPNPYLEPSHGPTGKARESRQLIFNQKGKYIAQAQALRRQAQLEEMKKRIADQARKAGLDEDRDVEKAFVVEAPPDLEWWDEGLIDGKDYSGFPDSLKIDTPDSIITLYIQHPVAIEPPQEKLAHEPKPMYLTPKEQAKLRRNRRMADLKEKQTLMKLGLMEAPPPKVKQKNLMRVLGDEAVRDPTAVEARVRKEIAARLDKHLEANEERKLTKEQRHEKLAANQAKDAAKGIHILVFKINSLANGQHRYKISLNAQQNGLNGVCIMHPKFNLVIVEGGEHSINNYKKLMTRRIDWTEALPSRERNVQVGAYNTATQATVREWLKPEDEKGQLKDLSGNKCVLLFEGETKAQAFKKWGSKVFETDQEAREFLARVKMDSFWTQAKNTPS